Proteins from a single region of Parambassis ranga chromosome 16, fParRan2.1, whole genome shotgun sequence:
- the washc5 gene encoding WASH complex subunit 5, with amino-acid sequence MVDFLAENNLCGQAILRIVSRGNAIIAELLRLSDFIPAVFRLKDKSDQQKYGDIICDFSYFKGPEYYEGKLEAKPELQDLDEEFRENNIEILSRFYLAFESVHKYIVDLNRYLDDLNEGVYIQQTLETVLLNEDGKQLLCEALYLYGVMLLVIDQKIEGEVRERMLVSYYRYSAARSSADSNLDDICKLLRSTGYSSQPGAKRPANYPESYFQRVPISATFISMVIGRLRSDDIYNQVSAYPLPEHRSTALANQAAMLYVCLYFSPSILQTQQAKMREIVDKYFPDNWVISIYMGITVNLVEAWEPYKAAKTALNYTLDSANIKEQATRYAASIESLRPHVQQLLKEGFLREEIILDNIPKLLNCLRDCNVAIRWLMLHSAESAYDPNNKRLRQIKDQVLNDSKYNPKILFQLLLDTAQFEFTLKEMFKQMLVEKQIKWESYKKEGSERMTELAEVFSGVKPLTRVEKNENLQAWFREISKQIESLNYEDSTAAGRKTVQLIQALVEVQEFHQLESNLQVCQFLADTRKFLHQMIRTINIKEEVLITMQIVGDLSYAWQIIDSFTSIMQESIRVSPSMVTKLRATFLKLASALDLPLLRINQANSADLLSVSQFYSGELVAYVRKVLQIIPESMFTSLAKIIKLQIHDIMEVPTRLDKDKLKDYSQLGARYEVAKLTHDISIFTEGILMMKTTLVGIIKVDPKQLLEDGIRKELVKRVAYALHKGLIFNPKAKPSELMPKLKEMAATMDGFYRSFEYIQDYVSIYGLKIWQEEVSRIINYNVEQECNSFLRTKIQDWQSVHQSTHIPIPKFPSVDESATFIGRLCREILRITDPKITCYIDQMNTWYDLKSHQEVTNNRLFSEIQNTLGTFGLNGLDRLLCFMIVKELQNFLTMLQKTILKDKTVVDVFKTMLGTVNPIQGIVANASKVYMSAVAKTQKIWGAYLESIMKVGQMQILRQQIANELNYSCKFDSKHLAAALENLNKSLLADIEAHYQDPSLPYPKEDNTLLYEITAYLEAAGIHNPLNKIYITTKRLPYFPIINFLFIIAQLPKLQYTKNQGMTCRKATDPVDWPPLVLGLLTLLKQFHSRYTQQFMALIGQFIRSIMEQCTSQKVPDMPSDVVGALMFLEDYVKYTKLSRKVAEAHVPSFIFDEFRTIL; translated from the exons ATGGTGGACTTCCTGGCAGAAAACAACCTGTGTGGCCAGGCAATCCTCAGGATCGTTTCCAGGGGAAATGCCATCATTGCTGAACTCTTGCGTCTGTCTGATTTTATCCCTGCAGTTTTTCGGCTCAAAGACAAAAGTGACCAGCAGAAATACGGAGATATCATCTGTGATTTCAGCTACTTCAAG GGTCCTGAGTATTATGAGGGGAAACTGGAAGCCAAACCTGAACTTCAGGATTTGGATGAAGAGTTTAGAGAGAACAACATTGAAATTCTGTCCAGGTTCTATCTGGCTTTTGAGAGTGTCCACAAATATATAGTGGATCTTAACAG GTATTTGGATGACCTAAATGAGGGTGTTTATATTCAGCAGACCTTGGAGACAGTGCTTCTAAATGAGGATGGCAAACAACTTCTA TGTGAAGCTCTCTACCTTTATGGAGTCATGCTGCTGGTTATTGACCAGAAAATTGAAGGGGAGGTCAGAGAGCGGATGCTGGTTTCCTATTATAGATACAG TGCTGCCCGTTCATCTGCTGACTCCAACCTTGATGATATATGCAAGCTCCTCCGTAGTACCGGCTACTCCAGCCAGCCTGGAGCAAAACGGCCAGCCAACTACCCAGAGAGCTACTTCCAGAGAGTTCCCATTAGTGCCACATTCATTAGTATGGTCATTGGGAGGCTGCGCTCAGATGACATCTACAACCAG GTTTCTGCCTACCCACTACCAGAGCATCGTAGCACAGCGCTGGCTAACCAGGCAGCCATGCTCTATGTTTGCCTCTATTTCAGCCCCTCCATACTACAGACACAGCAAGCCAAGATGAGGGAGATAGTGGACAAGTACTTCCCTGATAACTGG GTTATTAGTATCTATATGGGGATCACGGTCAACCTAGTGGAGGCCTGGGAACCATACAAAGCTGCCAAGACTGCTCTCAACTACACCCTGGACTCTGCTAATATCAAAGAGCAG GCCACTCGGTATGCAGCCAGTATTGAGAGCCTGAGGCCTCACGTGCAGCAGCTGCTAAAGGAGGGTTTCCTCAGGGAGGAGATCATCCTGGACAACATTCCCAAACTGCTCAACTGTCTGAGGGACTGCAATGTTGCTATTCGCTGGCTGATGCTGCACTCTGCGGAGTCAG CTTATGACCCAAACAACAAGCGGCTGCGTCAGATCAAAGACCAAGTGCTCAACGACTCCAAGTACAACCCCAAGAtcctgtttcagctgctgctcgACACTGCTCAGTTTGAGTTCACACTCAAAGAG ATGTTCAAGCAGATGCTTGTAGAGAAGCAGATCAAATGGGAGAGCTACAAGAAGGAAGGATCAGAGAGAATGACAGAGCTGGCTGAAGTCTTCTCCGGTGTTAAACCTCTTACCAGGGTGGAGAAAAATG AAAACCTACAGGCCTGGTTCAGGGAAATCTCAAAGCAGATCGAGTCTTTGAACTATGAGGACTCCACAGCTGCTGGGAGGAAGACTGTTCAGCTGATACAGGCTCTTGTTGAG GTTCAAGAGTTCCACCAGCTAGAGTCTAACCTGCAGGTCTGTCAGTTCCTGGCAGACACCAGGAAGTTCCTGCACCAGATGATCCGCACCATCAATATCAAAGAGGAAGTCCTAATCACCATGCAGATAGTTGGAGACCTATCCTATGCATGGCAGATAATTGACAG CTTCACATCCATTATGCAGGAGAGCATCAGAGTCAGCCCGTCCATGGTCACCAAACTGAGAGCTACGTTCCTGAAG CTGGCATCTGCATTGGATCTTCCATTGCTCCGTATCAACCAGGCCAACAGTGCTGACCTGCTGAGTGTCTCACAGTTCTACTCTGGAGAGTTGGTGGCTTATGTCAGAAAG GTGCTGCAAATTATCCCAGAGAGCATGTTCACCTCTCTGGCCAAAATCATCAAGCTACAGATCCATGACATCATGGAGGTGCCCACGCGGCTGGATAAGGACAAACTAAAGGACTACTCCCAGCTGGGTGCTCGCTATGAA GTGGCAAAACTCACTCATGACATCTCTATTTTCACTGAGGGCATCTTGATGATGAAGACCACGCTGGTTGGGATCATTAAG GTGGATCCTAAGCAGCTTCTAGAGGATGGTATCAGGAAGGAGTTGGTGAAGAGGGTGGCTTATGCTTTGCACAAAGGGTTAATCTTTAACCCAAAGGCAAAG CCCAGTGAACTGATGCCCAAGTTGAAGGAGATGGCGGCCACCATGGATGGCTTCTACAGGTCATTTGAGTACATCCAGGACTACGTCAGCATTTATGGCCTTAAGATCTGGCAGGAGGAAGTGTCCCGCATCATCAACTACAATGTGGAACAAGAGTGCAACAGTTTTCTCAGGACAAAG ATTCAAGACTGGCAGAGTGTGCATCAGTCCACTCATATTCCCATTCCCAAATTTCCCTCTGTGGATGAGTCTGCCACTTTCATTGGCCGTCTCTGCAGAGAGATCCTCCGTATCACTGACCCCAA GATAACGTGCTACATCGACCAGATGAACACCTGGTACGATCTGAAGAGCCACCAGGAAGTGACCAACAACAGGCTGTTCTCTGAGATCCAGAACACTCTGGGGACATTTGGTCTCAACGGACTGGACCGTCTGCTCTGCTTTATGATTGTCAAGGAACTTCAG AACTTCCTTACGATGCTTCAGAAGACCATCTTGAAGGACAAAACTGTAGTGGATGTCTTTAAAACCATGCTGGGGACCGTGAATCCAATCCAAGGCATCGTGG ctAATGCTAGCAAAGTGTACATGAGTGCTGTGGCCAAGACCCAAAAGATCTGGGGTGCATACCTGGAATCCATCATGAAG GTTGGTCAGATGCAGATTCTCAGACAGCagattgctaatgagctgaactACTCCTGCAAATTTGACTCTAAACACCTGGCCGCTGCCCTGGAAAACCTCAACAA GTCTCTGCTGGCAGACATTGAAGCCCACTACCAGGACCCGTCTCTGCCCTACCCTAAAGAGGACAACACTCTTCTGTATGAGATCACTGCCTACCTTGAAGCTGCCGGCATTCACAACCCACTCAACAAG ATCTACATCACTACAAAGCGACTCCCTTACTTCCCCATCATCAACTTCCTATTTATTATTGCTCAGCTGCCTAAACTTCAGTACACAAAAAACCAAG GAATGACGTGCAGGAAAGCCACAGACCCGGTTGACTGGCCTCCCTTAGTGCTCGGCTTGCTCACCCTGCTCAAGCAGTTTCACTCCAGATACACGCAGCAGTTCATGGCCCTCATTGGTCAGTTTATCCGCTCTATCATGGAGCAGTGCACAAG TCAGAAAGTCCCTGACATGCCATCTGATGTGGTCGGAGCACTGATGTTCCTCGAAGACTACGTGAAATACACAAAACTGTCACGTAAG GTGGCTGAAGCTCATGTGCCCAGTTTCATTTTTGATGAGTTCAGAACAATACTGTGA
- the nsmce2 gene encoding E3 SUMO-protein ligase NSE2 yields the protein MSLSVVHGTLSTLKSCQADIGTGMDNLTEVAMGLMEAQDDGRGPGIQELEAMMLECAKLDRDINTFVDVVQHVTAEVSVQQPETMFSLSAKVKEQFTEKVARLSNAGVHNHPKIVAFKESINSSFKQANQESSENMEELDEDIAVTQTQVNFTCPLTQVEMVNPVKNKKCSHYYDEAAILNLIQQRHSQKKKCRCPVVGCGNTDVKEADLVPDQMLKRRIQSQKR from the exons ATGTCTCTGAGTGTTGTCCACGGAACATTGTCGACTCTGAAATCATGTCAGGCAGACATCGGAACAGGAATGGACAATTTGACAGAAGTGGCTATGGGCCTGATGGAAGCACAAG ATGATGGGAGGGGTCCTGGCATCCAGGAGTTGGAGGCCATGATGCTGGAGTGCGCCAAGCTGGACAGGGACATTAACACCTTTGTTGATGTTGTGCaacatgtgacagcagag GTTTCTGTACAGCAGCCAGAGACTATGTTCAGCCTGTCGGCCAAAGTGAAGGAGCAGTTCACAGAGAAAGTTGCCAGACTCTCTAATGCTGGTGTGCACAATCACCCAAAAATAGTGGCCTTCAAGGAGAGCATCAATAGTTCGTTCAAACAAG CCAACCAAGAATCATCAGAGAACATGGAAGAGCTTGACGAAGACATCGCTGTTACACAGACCCAAGTCAACTTCACCTGCCCACTCACACAG GTGGAAATGGTGAACCCTGTGAAGAATAAGAAATGCAGCCACTACTATGATGAAGCAGCTATTTTAAACCTGATCCAACAAAGACACAGCCAGAAAAAGAAATGCCG cTGTCCTGTGGTGGGCTGTGGGAACACAGATGTGAAAGAGGCTGATCTTGTTCCTGACCAGATGCTAAAGAGAAGGATCCAGAGCCAGAAGCGATAG
- the lratd2b gene encoding protein FAM84B, with amino-acid sequence MGNQVEKLTHLNYAEVPTSDPNGFDPDDDGPRIGVSYIFSNDDDDEQDDNLDQFSPDSRPVNHEEKPFDPHDELECAIYYREECAYERSTGAAAHSPESLLNKCRPGDLLEFVATGQYPHWAVYVGDFQVVHLHRAEIKNNFLTDVSQGKKGRIVNSLYRYRALPPEVIVRNALDHVGSRDRELYWRNSECFAAWCRFGKREFKIGGEIRIGKQPYRLKLIFSEKKSHVLEFQSLEDVIMEKRRNDQIGKDAVMQELANHLNATQEIKEDHFVN; translated from the coding sequence ATGGGGAACCAGGTGGAGAAACTAACGCATTTGAATTACGCAGAGGTGCCAACGTCGGACCCAAATGGGTTCGATCCGGACGACGATGGACCGCGAATTGGCGTCTCTTATATTTTCTCCAACGACGACGACGACGAGCAGGATGACAATTTGGATCAGTTTTCACCGGACAGCCGCCCAGTAAACCACGAAGAGAAGCCATTCGACCCACATGACGAACTAGAGTGCGCGATTTACTACCGAGAGGAGTGCGCGTACGAGAGAAGCACCGGAGCCGCGGCTCACTCCCCGGAAAGTCTCCTGAACAAGTGCAGACCGGGAGACCTGCTGGAGTTCGTGGCCACGGGACAGTATCCTCACTGGGCTGTTTACGTCGGGGACTTCCAGGTGGTTCATTTGCATCGAGCTGAGATCAAGAACAACTTTCTCACTGATGTGAGTCAGGGTAAAAAAGGCAGGATAGTGAACAGCCTGTACAGGTACCGTGCGCTACCGCCGGAGGTGATTGTGCGCAACGCCCTGGATCACGTTGGATCAAGAGACAGAGAGCTGTACTGGAGAAACTCGGAGTGTTTCGCCGCCTGGTGCCGCTTTGGCAAACGGGAATTTAAAATCGGAGGAGAGATAAGGATCGGGAAGCAGCCTTACAGGTTAAAACTAATCTTCTCAGAGAAGAAGAGCCACGTCCTGGAGTTTCAAAGCCTGGAGGACGTGATCATGGAAAAGAGGAGAAACGATCAGATTGGCAAAGATGCTGTGATGCAAGAGCTGGCTAACCATTTAAATGCAACACAGGAAATCAAAGAGGATCACTTTGTCAACTGA